A portion of the Corynebacterium jeikeium genome contains these proteins:
- a CDS encoding MMPL family transporter, with translation MAKALFKLGRFSYLHKWTVIIAWFLILAGLGGAVAAFQKGFIDQFSIPGMPSATASHVIEEKFPDVPNPIREQRIYVAFEAPEGQRLDDPQNKEAVDQVINGIRDNVGQIADDLQLHNPVDLNPKMQAMVKEQGMAAGLPKDVAEADANAMRTVSDDGRYGISTFVFDAKMPQDIEPENMQALLDAMQAGRDAGIKVEASGPGMQPAIEVAPTSEIIGVTVAFIVLVVTFGSLVASFLPIVTAVVGIIIGVFGVTLMTAFTDVNSITPVLAVMFGLAVGIDYALFILSRYRAERARGMTNEDAIGMATGTAGSAVVFAGLTVIVALAALTVAKVPFMSLMGISAAITVAFTVLVSLTLLPAVMSLLGDKVFAGRVPGVAGNPSRNARKGRRSSFFGEMTMGRRWVTFVHKAPGLFLVGCIVLLLALAYPAMHLKLALPSDSTAAKDSTNRKAITMIEEGFGAGRNSQLIIIAKSDDVKPDAPVLKPLIESLRQTNPELSDIEAARKASYSYAVDQFKSNVGVEHIQMIGMNHDGTAVKMIMTPKSGPLDPATKQLMNAVRDQQKQIEQTTGLFTGVTGLVPIEIDITDRLQGAMPLYLGVVVGLAVILLLMIFRSLMVPLTAGVGFLLSVAAAFGVTVAFFQDGLWGVISTPGPLVSFVPIFLIGVTFGLAMDYQVFLVSRMREHYTHNKGESSPESKYNAVEESVVEGFTLGARVVTAAAIIMISVFAAFAGQPLAIIKVFGFALGAAVLFDAFVIRMTFIPAAMFLLGRATWYMPKWLDKVLPSVDVEGSALEEVSEELVEKGRRERMARGESLLPENEGAGRGFGDVDADEDEADSAAGEVGAGAAGAAAATGAAGGTAVAVATKKRNRWIPKRKKAKLKEPEPADQSEHAEQSARTEQAELSAPTAPAEPEQPEQPEPTEQLMQSAPAEPTDAQPNPENAKDIEVRPYFSPARKRKKITVAELMKREGLEEEAPRRSRAVWDPENAAQPEENDSAE, from the coding sequence ATGGCAAAGGCCTTGTTCAAACTCGGCAGGTTCTCCTACCTGCATAAATGGACTGTGATCATCGCGTGGTTCCTGATTTTGGCGGGGCTGGGCGGTGCAGTTGCCGCATTCCAGAAGGGGTTCATCGACCAGTTCTCGATCCCCGGCATGCCGTCGGCAACGGCTTCGCACGTGATTGAGGAAAAGTTCCCCGATGTTCCGAACCCAATTCGAGAGCAGCGTATTTATGTTGCCTTCGAGGCCCCCGAGGGGCAGAGGCTCGATGACCCACAGAATAAAGAAGCTGTTGACCAGGTCATTAACGGCATCCGCGACAATGTCGGCCAAATCGCCGACGATTTGCAACTTCACAACCCGGTAGACCTCAATCCGAAGATGCAGGCGATGGTCAAGGAACAGGGCATGGCCGCTGGCCTGCCCAAGGATGTCGCCGAGGCCGATGCCAATGCCATGCGTACCGTGTCCGATGACGGTCGCTACGGTATTTCCACCTTCGTTTTCGATGCCAAGATGCCGCAGGACATCGAGCCGGAGAATATGCAGGCGCTTCTCGACGCCATGCAGGCTGGTCGTGACGCAGGTATCAAGGTCGAGGCCTCTGGTCCGGGCATGCAGCCCGCGATTGAGGTAGCTCCGACCTCGGAGATTATCGGTGTGACAGTGGCGTTTATCGTGCTGGTTGTCACTTTCGGATCTCTGGTGGCTTCGTTCCTGCCTATTGTGACGGCGGTAGTGGGCATCATCATCGGTGTCTTCGGTGTGACATTGATGACCGCATTCACTGACGTCAACTCGATTACCCCGGTGCTTGCCGTCATGTTCGGCCTGGCTGTCGGTATTGACTACGCACTGTTCATCCTCTCTCGCTACAGGGCAGAAAGAGCCCGAGGGATGACCAACGAAGATGCCATCGGCATGGCTACCGGTACGGCTGGCTCCGCTGTGGTTTTCGCAGGCCTCACTGTGATTGTCGCGTTGGCAGCGCTGACGGTGGCCAAGGTGCCGTTCATGTCCCTGATGGGTATTTCGGCGGCAATCACGGTGGCCTTCACAGTGCTGGTCTCTCTGACCCTGCTGCCGGCAGTTATGTCTCTGCTGGGCGACAAGGTCTTCGCTGGCCGCGTGCCTGGTGTTGCCGGCAACCCCTCGCGTAATGCGCGCAAGGGACGCCGCTCTTCCTTCTTCGGCGAGATGACGATGGGACGCCGCTGGGTCACCTTCGTCCACAAGGCTCCCGGCCTGTTCCTGGTCGGCTGTATCGTCTTGCTGTTGGCGTTGGCCTACCCGGCCATGCACTTGAAGCTGGCGCTGCCGTCGGACTCTACTGCGGCGAAGGACAGCACGAACCGCAAGGCCATCACCATGATTGAAGAGGGCTTCGGCGCGGGACGTAATTCACAGCTCATCATTATTGCCAAGTCGGATGATGTGAAGCCCGATGCGCCGGTGCTCAAACCACTTATCGAGTCCCTGAGACAGACCAACCCGGAACTCTCTGACATCGAGGCCGCCCGCAAGGCTTCCTATAGTTACGCTGTCGACCAGTTCAAATCCAACGTCGGTGTCGAGCACATCCAGATGATTGGCATGAATCATGACGGCACTGCGGTCAAGATGATTATGACCCCGAAGTCGGGTCCACTCGATCCTGCGACCAAGCAGCTGATGAACGCGGTGCGCGATCAGCAGAAGCAGATTGAGCAGACCACCGGCCTATTCACCGGTGTCACTGGTCTGGTTCCTATTGAAATTGACATCACCGACCGCCTCCAGGGCGCAATGCCGCTCTACTTGGGCGTTGTCGTGGGTCTGGCAGTGATCCTGCTGCTGATGATTTTCCGTTCCCTGATGGTGCCGTTGACTGCGGGTGTGGGCTTCTTGCTCTCTGTCGCAGCCGCATTCGGTGTCACAGTGGCATTTTTCCAGGACGGCCTCTGGGGCGTGATTAGCACTCCGGGTCCGCTGGTCAGCTTTGTGCCAATCTTCCTCATCGGCGTGACGTTCGGTTTGGCCATGGACTATCAGGTCTTCCTGGTTTCCCGCATGCGCGAGCATTACACCCACAACAAGGGTGAATCCTCGCCAGAATCGAAGTACAACGCGGTCGAAGAATCGGTCGTTGAAGGCTTTACTCTTGGCGCTCGTGTGGTCACGGCCGCTGCGATTATTATGATCTCCGTCTTCGCGGCGTTCGCCGGGCAACCCCTGGCGATCATCAAGGTATTCGGTTTCGCGCTGGGTGCCGCAGTGCTTTTCGACGCCTTCGTTATCCGCATGACCTTCATCCCGGCAGCCATGTTCCTGCTTGGCCGCGCTACTTGGTACATGCCGAAGTGGCTGGACAAGGTGTTGCCTTCTGTGGATGTCGAAGGCTCTGCCCTGGAAGAGGTTTCCGAGGAGCTGGTGGAGAAGGGCCGCCGCGAGCGTATGGCTCGCGGTGAGTCCCTGTTGCCCGAAAACGAAGGTGCTGGGCGTGGCTTTGGCGACGTTGACGCTGACGAGGACGAAGCAGACAGTGCTGCTGGTGAAGTCGGTGCTGGTGCAGCGGGCGCGGCCGCTGCAACGGGCGCAGCTGGTGGTACTGCTGTGGCTGTCGCGACCAAGAAGCGTAACCGCTGGATTCCGAAGCGGAAGAAGGCAAAGCTGAAGGAGCCCGAACCCGCTGACCAGTCCGAGCATGCCGAACAGTCCGCGCGCACTGAGCAGGCCGAACTGTCCGCTCCGACGGCGCCAGCTGAGCCAGAGCAGCCGGAGCAGCCGGAGCCGACAGAACAGCTCATGCAGTCCGCGCCAGCTGAACCAACTGACGCCCAGCCGAACCCGGAAAATGCTAAGGACATCGAGGTCCGCCCGTACTTCAGCCCGGCTCGTAAGCGGAAGAAGATTACGGTTGCGGAACTGATGAAGCGCGAAGGACTCGAAGAGGAAGCGCCACGTCGTAGCCGCGCCGTGTGGGACCCGGAAAACGCTGCCCAACCCGAGGAAAATGACAGCGCTGAGTAA